The genomic segment CGAGCACCGCCGCCAGGCTGTCAGTGGTGCCGGCCACGATGCGCACGCGAAACGGCAGGCCCAGGGTGCGCGCCGCATAGATCGACAGGGTACCCAGCGGCGTGCCGGCCGGATGGACGTCGGGCAGCCATCCGCGCGGGATGTCGAGCTCGTCCAGCCAGGCCGGCCATGTACGCCGTACCGGGTCGTAGCCGAGTTTCAACGCATTGTTTTCGTCCCCCGCGCCGAAGCGGCCGAGCAGCAGCCCCGTGATCCACTCCGCCTGGTGCAGCGCGTGCACCGGCCGGTCGGATGCAACATGCTTTTGCAGCCACATCAGCTTGGCCAGGCTGGCGGTCGCGCCGTGCGCACCGCTTTGCAGCGGTGCGACCCGGGCGATACGTGCGGCCTCTTCGCGAGCCCGCGCATCGTCGTACATCAGCGCCGGCGTCAGCGGTTCGCCATGCGGGTCGCAGAGCAGCAGGGTGCCCGAGGTGCCGTCCACGCAGATGGTGTCGATGGCGTCGCGCAGTTCGGCAGGTATCCGGCCGAGCAGCACGATCAGCGCCTGCCGCCAGCGTTCGGGCACGTCCTCGCCGCCGATGGGCGGGGGCAGCGGCAGGGCGGCCCGGGCGTGAATGCCGCCGTCCGGATCGCGTACGCAGAGGCGTACGCCCGAGGTGCCGAAGTCGATGCCGAGCTGCAGGTCGGAGGGCAAAGGGGCCGCCGCTCAGTGTCCCTGTGACCGCAATGGCGGCCCTGCGATCAAGTCGATCGGGTCCGCATCACGCTTCACGGTTAGCCACGGCCGTTCAGGGGAGATGGACGGGCTGGGGCGGTTGCCAGTCGGCCGCGCGGTGTTCCGCGACCACGGTGGTGTAGATGCCGCCGCGGACGTTGAACTCGGCGGTCAGGCGCATGAAGCGGGGGCTGATCGCGGTCACCAGGTCGTTCAGAATGCGGTTGGTGACAGCCTCGTGAAAGGCGCCTTCATCGCGGAAGGACCAGACATACAGCTTGAGCGCCTTGAGCTCCACGCACAGGCGGTCCGGGACGTATTCCAGGTGCAGGGTCGCGAAGTCCGGCTGGCCGGTCATCGGGCACAGGCAGGTGAACTCCGGGACGCGGATGCGAATGGTATAATCCCGCTCCGACTGGGGGTTGTCGAAGGTCTGAAGGTCCTTGCTGGGCTGGGTAGGCATCGACGATTCCGATAAAAATCAAAAAGTTGCAAAGGATGGGGATTATATAACAAGCCCCGGCCTCAGAGCAGGGGGTTTCGACAGGCAGCCGGCCGTCATCGGAGTGTCATTCTATTGTGTGCTCCAGTTACCATCCCGTGTAGAGTGTCCTTCCTGAACATCATCGAGCGCGAAAGTAGAGCCGTATGCGTCTTTCCAAAATCAAGCTGGCCGGATTCAAGTCCTTCGTCGATCCGACCACCATCCCGTTGCCCAGCAACCTGGTCGGCGTCGTCGGTCCCAACGGCTGCGGCAAGTCGAACACCATCGACGCCGTGCGCTGGGTCATGGGCGAGACCTCGGCCAAGCACCTGCGCGGCGATTCGATGGAAGACGTCATCTTCAACGGGTCCTCCTCGCGCAAGCCGGTCGGGCAGGCGTTCATCGAACTGGTCTTCGACAACAGCGACGGCAGCCTGGGCGGCGAATACGCCAAATACAGCGAGATTTCCATCAAGCGCCAGGTGTCGCGCGACGGACAGTCCAGCTACTTCCTGAACGGCACCCGCTGCCGGCGCCGCGATATCACCGACATCTTTCTGGGCACCGGCCTCGGCCCGCGCAGCTACGCCATCATCGAGCAGGGCATGATTTCGCGTCTCATCGAGGCCAAGCCGGAAGAGCTGCGCGTGTATCTGGAAGAGGCCGCCGGCATTTCCAAATACAAGGAGCGCCGGCGCGAAACCGAGAACCGCATCCGACACTCGCGAGAAAACCTCGAGCGTCTGACCGATCCTCAACACCGAATCCGAAAACCGCGAGCGCGAGATTGCCGAGCAGGATACGGCGCTGGAAATGATCCGTGCCCAGCTGCGCCACGTCGAAAGCGAGATCGAAAAGGATCGCGAAGCGCAGACCGAGGCCAACGAGGCCTTCAACGAAGTGCAGGGCCGTTACTACCGGCACGGCAATGAGATCAGCCGCGTCGAACAGGACATTCAGCATCAACGCGAAATGCAGGTGCGCATGGAGCGCGAACTGCGCGAAGCGGAGCGTTCACTGGAAGAGGTGCAGGGACTGATTCAAAACGATGAATCCCGGTTGCACACGACCGAACAGGAAATCGCCGAGCTCGAGCCGGCTCATGCCAAGGCACAGGAAGAGCTGCGCGTGTATCTGGAAGAGGCCGCCGGCATTTCCAAATACAAGGAGCGCCGGCGCGAAACCGAGAACCGCATCCGACACTCGCGAGAAAACCTCGAGCGTCTGACCGATCCACCACCGCCGCGCTGGAAGAAGAGATCGAGGCGTTGCGCGATCAGTTGCAGGCGGCGGAAAAGGATACCGAGGCGCGCGAAGCGCGGCTCAAGGACACCATCGAGCAAATCAACACCACGCGCGAAGAAAACCGCACCCGCAACAGCCACATCGACGAGCTCGGCCGCAGGCTGCAGACCCAGCAGGGGCGTCTGGCCTCCCTGGAAACCCTGCAGCAGGCCGCCCTGGGCAAGAACCAGGAGGCCGTCGTGGAATGGCTGGATGGCCAGGGGCTGAAGCAGGCGCGCCGTCTGGCCGAACAGCTGGATGTCGACGGCGGCTGGGAGAACGCGGTGGAAACGGTGCTGGGGCATGCCCTGGAGGCCGTCTGCGTCGACGACCTCGATACCGCCGCCAATGCCTTGAGCCAGCTCGACAAAGGCAGTGTCACGCTGTTCGACGTTCAACAGGGCGCCGCCCAGGATGCGAGCGCCGGCCAGGACGCACTCGCTATGCGCGTGCGTGCACCGTGGCCGCTGGCCAGCCTGATGAGCGGCGTACGCACGGCCGACAGCCTGGATGCGGCACTGGCCATGCGCAGTCGCTTGGCGGACAACGAATCGGTGATCACGCCCGACGGCTTGTGGCTCGGGCGCAACTGGCTGCGCGTCAGCCGTGAAAGCGAGGCGCATGTCGGTGTGCTCGCCCGCGAACAGGAGATCAAGACCCTGCAGGCCGAGATCGACGATCTCGGCGGTCAGTTGCAGACGCTCAAGGAAGAACTCGAATCGGGGCGCGACCGTCTGCGCCAGTTCGAGGCGGAGCGCGAAGAACTGCAGGTGGAACTCAATCGTGCTCACCGCGCACGGGCCGATATCAACATCCAGATTCAGAACCGCAGCTCGCGCATGGAGCAGGTCGGCGAACGCCGCCAACGTCTGATCGGCGAGATCGAGGAACTGCGCGCGCAGATCGAGACCGGCAACGAGCAGTTGCGCGAGGCCACCGAGGTGCGCAATCAGGCGCTGCGCGACATGGAAATGATGGAGACCGAGCGCGAGGCGCTGAGCCGGCGGCGCGAGGAACACAATCAACGCCTGGACGAGCTGCGCAGCGAAGCGC from the Gammaproteobacteria bacterium genome contains:
- a CDS encoding FGGY-family carbohydrate kinase — translated: MPSDLQLGIDFGTSGVRLCVRDPDGGIHARAALPLPPPIGGEDVPERWRQALIVLLGRIPAELRDAIDTICVDGTSGTLLLCDPHGEPLTPALMYDDARAREEAARIARVAPLQSGAHGATASLAKLMWLQKHVASDRPVHALHQAEWITGLLLGRFGAGDENNALKLGYDPVRRTWPAWLDELDIPRGWLPDVHPAGTPLGTLSIYAARTLGLPFRVRIVAGTTDSLAAVLATPAAKPGDAVTSLGSTLALKVYAPHPVFAPEYGIYSHRLGDRWLAGGASNAGGAVLRQFFSPERLAELSEQIDPEVPTDLDYYPLPRPGERFPHADPERQPRLTPRPENDAVFLQGMLEGLARIEAEGYRRLQAAGAPPVQRVYSLGGGAVNEAYRHIRQRHLGVPVESLPEAQAACGAARLAADGIMPAGSNQGDNA
- the queF gene encoding preQ(1) synthase is translated as MPTQPSKDLQTFDNPQSERDYTIRIRVPEFTCLCPMTGQPDFATLHLEYVPDRLCVELKALKLYVWSFRDEGAFHEAVTNRILNDLVTAISPRFMRLTAEFNVRGGIYTTVVAEHRAADWQPPQPVHLP